In Methanobacterium paludis, the following proteins share a genomic window:
- a CDS encoding geranylgeranyl reductase family protein, giving the protein MSNYDIVVVGAGPVGSTFARYMAEEGFKVGIMERKKDVGVPLQCAGLVGKKIKKLNIVPDEFILNKVYGAYLHSPSGTVLSVSKKEPEAYVLDRVAYDKFLAELAVDKGAELLLNHRVDHVDIKTGDVYLKNHENKKISADVIVGADGYASSVSDEFNHPSKTFQAAQYLVDTGIDAFDSDYVHLYVDSKISPGFLWIIPVSESQVRIGIFAESSYQDLTKILNEFLDNEKFKNASILKKYQGFIPVYDPKKEISKDRSILLGDAASQVKPTTGGGLIMGFRSAKIAAGAVSNALHSQDIQLLEKYGKECMKKYKGELRMQLEVQKIFQSMTNEDLDKMFLKLKEGGAEAMISEYGDMDTQSPLIKEMLKSGLLFSILPGMLSRRISNLWK; this is encoded by the coding sequence ATGAGTAACTATGACATTGTGGTGGTGGGGGCAGGACCTGTAGGATCGACTTTTGCGAGGTACATGGCAGAAGAAGGTTTTAAAGTGGGAATAATGGAGAGAAAAAAAGATGTGGGTGTTCCCCTACAGTGTGCAGGGCTTGTAGGGAAGAAAATAAAAAAATTGAACATTGTACCTGATGAATTCATATTAAACAAAGTTTACGGTGCTTATTTGCATTCTCCATCCGGCACTGTACTTTCTGTTTCCAAAAAGGAGCCAGAAGCCTATGTGCTTGACAGAGTTGCATACGATAAATTTTTAGCAGAACTTGCAGTTGACAAAGGAGCAGAATTACTCTTAAATCACAGGGTAGATCATGTGGACATCAAAACAGGAGATGTTTATCTTAAAAATCATGAGAACAAGAAGATATCTGCTGATGTGATTGTTGGGGCTGATGGTTATGCATCCTCTGTTTCAGATGAATTTAATCACCCTTCAAAAACTTTTCAAGCTGCCCAGTATCTTGTTGATACAGGGATTGATGCTTTTGACAGTGATTATGTTCATCTTTACGTGGATTCAAAGATATCCCCGGGATTTCTTTGGATAATTCCAGTATCTGAGTCTCAAGTAAGGATAGGTATCTTTGCAGAATCCAGTTATCAGGACCTCACAAAGATTTTGAATGAATTTTTAGATAATGAAAAATTTAAGAATGCTTCAATTCTTAAAAAATACCAGGGATTCATACCAGTTTATGATCCTAAAAAAGAGATATCTAAAGACAGGTCTATACTTCTGGGAGATGCAGCATCCCAGGTAAAACCCACAACTGGTGGTGGCCTTATAATGGGATTCAGGAGTGCCAAAATCGCGGCTGGTGCTGTATCAAATGCTCTCCATTCCCAAGACATTCAACTTCTCGAGAAATATGGGAAAGAATGCATGAAAAAGTACAAAGGCGAGCTCAGAATGCAGCTTGAAGTTCAAAAGATATTCCAATCAATGACAAATGAAGATCTCGATAAAATGTTCTTAAAACTTAAAGAAGGCGGTGCGGAGGCTATGATTTCTGAATATGGAGACATGGATACACAATCACCCCTAATAAAGGAAATGCTTAAAAGTGGACTTCTTTTCTCTATTTTACCAGGGATGCTATCAAGGAGGATATCAAATTTATGGAAATAA
- a CDS encoding TIGR01177 family methyltransferase, which translates to MEIIMIMSQEHTTLPRAEVESVLVAENVPFVIQDEYDGILILDIPDEYFKSIENVGKRLSYVHEVCKLLFETDKVNLIPQIGKYPWKDVITKDYAVRIKRMNKDQKFNTTELEWEIGGVIKDRVHGGINVNLKDPSTFLRLIFINGKVLVCERLVKVSKKHFYDLKPHKRPFFYPGSMSPKLARCMVNLTLVGKGDKVLDPFCGTGGILIEAGIIGASVVGTDIDSRMVRGTIKNLNYCGIKDYEVFQSDARQIELPYKVDAIVTDPPYGISASTGGEESEKLYGQALVSIQNLIKDKGLLCMATPHYMDIHEVIKDTNFEIVQQHHIRMHKSLTRVISVFKKIK; encoded by the coding sequence ATGGAAATAATCATGATAATGTCTCAGGAACACACAACCCTGCCCAGAGCAGAGGTTGAATCTGTTTTAGTGGCCGAAAATGTACCTTTTGTAATACAAGATGAATATGATGGGATTTTAATCCTTGATATTCCTGATGAATACTTCAAATCAATTGAAAATGTTGGAAAACGTCTTTCATATGTGCATGAAGTGTGTAAACTCTTATTCGAAACAGATAAAGTTAATTTAATTCCTCAAATTGGAAAATATCCGTGGAAAGATGTTATAACAAAAGATTATGCCGTAAGAATTAAGAGAATGAACAAAGACCAGAAGTTCAACACCACAGAACTTGAATGGGAGATTGGGGGAGTAATAAAGGACAGAGTTCATGGGGGGATAAATGTAAACCTCAAGGATCCTTCAACCTTCTTGAGATTGATATTTATCAACGGAAAGGTCCTTGTCTGTGAAAGATTGGTTAAAGTGTCCAAAAAGCACTTTTATGACCTTAAACCACATAAAAGACCATTTTTTTACCCTGGATCCATGAGCCCCAAACTTGCACGATGCATGGTGAATCTTACCCTGGTTGGGAAGGGAGATAAGGTTCTTGACCCATTCTGTGGAACAGGAGGCATCCTTATAGAGGCAGGAATAATAGGTGCCAGTGTTGTTGGGACAGATATAGATTCTAGAATGGTCAGAGGCACGATAAAAAACCTTAATTACTGCGGAATTAAAGATTATGAGGTTTTTCAATCTGATGCAAGGCAAATAGAACTTCCTTATAAGGTTGACGCAATTGTAACAGATCCTCCATATGGTATTTCTGCATCAACAGGTGGAGAAGAAAGTGAGAAACTTTACGGCCAGGCTTTAGTTTCAATACAAAATTTAATAAAAGACAAGGGACTTTTATGCATGGCAACACCCCATTACATGGATATTCATGAAGTAATTAAGGATACAAACTTTGAAATAGTACAACAGCACCATATAAGGATGCATAAGAGTTTAACAAGAGTAATATCTGTTTTTAAAAAGATTAAATAA
- a CDS encoding (R)-citramalate synthase, producing MDVRIFDTTLRDGEQTPGVSLTPDQKLRMAIKLDELGVDVIEAGSAITSKGERQGIKNIVSEGLNAEICSFARAVKVDIDAALDCGVDSVHLVVPTSDLHIKYKLRKTREDVKQFAIDSTEYAVDHGLLVELSAEDSTRTDFGFLKEVFQAGIDAGAKRICACDTVGMLTPEKAYKFYGDLTELGVPLSAHCHNDFGLAVANTLAGLRAGASQAHVTVNGIGERAGNASLEELVVALYSLYNVKTNVKVGMLYEMSKSVARMTGIYLQPNKAIVGENAFAHESGIHADGVIKKAETYEPITPELVGHKRRFVLGKHVGSHIIRERIKEMGLRVDDVRFDQIFSRIKALGDMGKCVTDVDLQAIADDVMGILPEKPVELEELTIVSGNKVTPTASVKLKIEDVGKLEAGVGVGPVDAAIVAIKKTMKDVVDIELEEYHVDAITGGTDALIDVVVKLRNGDRIVSARSTQPDIIMASVEAVLSGINKILSDKKIREAKNPEF from the coding sequence TTGGACGTTAGAATATTTGATACAACACTTAGAGATGGAGAGCAAACCCCTGGAGTCTCATTAACCCCAGATCAGAAGTTAAGAATGGCAATAAAACTTGATGAACTCGGAGTTGATGTTATAGAGGCTGGTTCGGCCATAACATCTAAAGGGGAAAGGCAGGGAATAAAAAATATAGTTTCAGAAGGACTTAATGCTGAAATATGCAGTTTTGCAAGGGCTGTTAAAGTTGATATTGATGCAGCTTTGGACTGCGGAGTTGACAGTGTTCATCTGGTTGTTCCAACATCAGATCTCCACATAAAATATAAACTTAGAAAAACAAGGGAAGATGTGAAGCAGTTTGCAATTGATTCAACTGAATATGCAGTAGACCATGGTTTACTTGTTGAATTATCTGCAGAAGATTCAACAAGAACAGATTTCGGATTTTTAAAGGAAGTTTTTCAGGCAGGAATAGATGCTGGGGCTAAAAGGATATGTGCATGTGATACAGTGGGAATGCTCACTCCAGAAAAGGCTTATAAGTTTTACGGTGACCTAACAGAACTTGGAGTACCTTTAAGCGCACACTGCCATAACGACTTTGGACTTGCAGTTGCAAACACCCTTGCAGGTCTAAGAGCCGGTGCAAGTCAGGCCCATGTTACAGTAAACGGTATAGGTGAACGTGCAGGTAATGCATCCCTTGAAGAACTTGTTGTGGCGCTTTATTCCCTTTACAATGTTAAGACAAATGTGAAGGTAGGAATGCTCTACGAGATGTCTAAAAGTGTTGCAAGAATGACAGGTATATATCTCCAGCCCAATAAAGCCATAGTTGGCGAAAATGCGTTTGCCCATGAATCTGGCATACATGCAGATGGAGTTATAAAAAAAGCCGAGACTTACGAGCCAATAACTCCTGAATTAGTTGGTCACAAGCGCAGATTTGTCCTGGGAAAACATGTGGGCTCCCATATTATAAGAGAAAGGATCAAAGAAATGGGCCTTCGTGTGGATGATGTACGCTTCGACCAGATATTCTCCAGAATAAAAGCTCTTGGAGATATGGGGAAATGTGTTACAGATGTTGACCTTCAGGCAATTGCAGATGATGTAATGGGAATTCTGCCAGAAAAGCCAGTTGAACTTGAAGAACTCACCATTGTTTCAGGAAACAAAGTAACACCAACAGCATCGGTAAAGCTTAAAATAGAGGATGTAGGTAAACTCGAAGCAGGGGTAGGTGTTGGACCGGTTGATGCGGCTATTGTGGCCATAAAAAAGACTATGAAAGATGTTGTAGACATAGAACTTGAAGAATATCACGTTGATGCAATAACAGGTGGTACTGATGCTTTGATTGATGTTGTTGTTAAGTTACGTAACGGAGACCGCATAGTAAGCGCCAGGAGCACCCAGCCGGATATTATCATGGCCAGTGTGGAGGCAGTTTTAAGTGGAATAAATAAGATATTAAGCGATAAGAAGATTAGGGAAGCTAAAAATCCTGAATTTTAA
- the cgi121 gene encoding KEOPS complex subunit Cgi121, translating to MNQSQMSSKIHDKIQIAGFKSNIKDFNGVMEKISRISRINSDCVVQIMDADGIAGRKHVMHAAIHAVNAFQRNENIAKDLGLEICVRTSAQRQISRALDILGIQEGEMNICAVAVGCDNGVMVKLGDFLGEMDDSVLEPDETVLKKIYNISDMELETIGSIERLLMEKTSLLILEK from the coding sequence ATGAATCAAAGTCAGATGAGCAGTAAAATTCATGATAAAATTCAAATTGCGGGATTTAAATCTAATATAAAAGATTTTAATGGGGTAATGGAAAAGATAAGCAGAATAAGCAGAATAAACAGTGATTGTGTAGTGCAGATCATGGATGCCGATGGAATAGCCGGCAGAAAACATGTTATGCACGCTGCCATACACGCGGTAAATGCGTTCCAGAGAAATGAAAACATTGCAAAGGACCTCGGACTCGAAATATGTGTTAGGACCTCAGCTCAAAGGCAGATATCCAGAGCTTTAGATATTTTGGGTATACAAGAAGGGGAAATGAACATCTGTGCAGTTGCTGTGGGCTGTGATAACGGAGTTATGGTTAAATTAGGGGATTTTTTAGGTGAAATGGATGATAGTGTCCTTGAACCAGATGAAACGGTGTTGAAAAAGATTTATAACATTTCAGATATGGAATTGGAAACAATTGGCAGTATCGAGAGACTTTTGATGGAAAAAACATCGCTTCTTATACTCGAAAAATGA
- a CDS encoding DegT/DnrJ/EryC1/StrS family aminotransferase — translation MRQLDLFYRRPSKNTRDAMCRAAMNLKHMPGGRYEEVTAAEKSIINTTGHDHVKIVNSGNSAILAVMSTFKGKILIPDQGGWTGFKKMAEFLGIETKEVSTELGVMDAAVLAESIKNNSPEALFITSFAGYTAEQPVREIYEVCEDLGVTLVEDASGSLGDETGKLASGKHAHVIVASTGAPKTVNVGSGGFISTNDEKILGNAKNILKTLKSDPVTCAGITEEIKNASNVLTKTLEACEFLKKELKKEFDLEKDLVKKDVKNDMKKDFSKNILHADKRGINIAVSTDNPKKTGYELRKSLKVQGGGIVTVCPRYERIMADAVCIEIKNLDVKCLGHENLNEIIQIIKKTVVPETV, via the coding sequence ATGAGACAGTTGGATTTGTTCTACAGAAGACCATCAAAAAATACGAGAGACGCCATGTGCAGAGCCGCCATGAACCTTAAACACATGCCAGGCGGCAGATATGAAGAAGTAACCGCCGCAGAAAAAAGTATAATAAATACAACAGGCCATGACCATGTCAAAATTGTAAATAGTGGTAATTCAGCCATACTTGCGGTTATGAGCACATTCAAGGGCAAAATTTTAATCCCGGACCAGGGAGGATGGACGGGGTTCAAAAAAATGGCAGAATTCCTTGGCATTGAAACCAAAGAAGTATCCACAGAACTTGGAGTTATGGACGCAGCTGTTCTGGCAGAGTCCATCAAAAATAATAGCCCTGAAGCTCTTTTTATTACGAGTTTTGCAGGTTATACTGCCGAACAGCCCGTAAGAGAAATTTATGAAGTTTGTGAGGATTTGGGGGTCACCCTGGTTGAGGATGCATCCGGGTCTTTAGGAGATGAAACTGGAAAGCTTGCAAGTGGGAAGCATGCTCACGTTATAGTGGCATCAACTGGAGCTCCAAAGACTGTAAACGTTGGATCTGGGGGATTTATCTCAACAAACGATGAAAAAATCTTGGGTAATGCTAAAAACATTTTAAAAACATTAAAATCGGACCCTGTAACTTGTGCAGGTATAACTGAGGAAATAAAAAATGCTAGCAACGTTCTCACAAAAACCTTGGAAGCCTGTGAATTTTTAAAAAAAGAGCTAAAAAAAGAGTTTGATCTGGAAAAAGATTTAGTAAAAAAAGATGTAAAAAATGATATGAAAAAAGATTTTTCTAAAAACATTTTACATGCTGATAAGAGGGGCATTAACATTGCTGTATCCACGGATAACCCTAAAAAAACAGGTTATGAACTCAGAAAAAGTTTAAAAGTTCAAGGAGGAGGAATAGTAACGGTTTGTCCTCGTTATGAACGAATAATGGCGGATGCAGTTTGTATAGAAATAAAAAATCTTGACGTAAAATGTTTAGGACACGAAAATCTGAATGAAATCATTCAGATTATTAAAAAAACCGTAGTCCCAGAAACAGTTTAG
- a CDS encoding Nre family DNA repair protein, translating into MINGKTAYLKKLTSKIKMQSVDVGKELEGSTPPSVFIGSWNYPKVYAGPMIAPLQGDTTIMDMPESWIPQEKTQDDIIGYRMSLVRGKQQVGIRDLENGFVEKLQDISLASKSIGSEAEFGNKPRGQSFSDEHAPHGPSAIIQKFDIENVKWDHQLEKVFYDSDLRAADALINLHNKGVPFSNMQKAFSVGAMGVGKRRRLVPTRWSITACDSTIADILLRDVRQYDILDVHRVYEFKSLNNYYAVLLMPTEWQYEWMEAFLRVMGNEELIFSDSESNAGKKGYSTVGGCYYTCKMAILEALAQEKVQAGAIVLREAYNGYVPLGVFNVRENVRNAMSQPPREFEDMKTALNYISLKLRLPMKRFVEQSSLLKELLQSRQTTLDSFIPK; encoded by the coding sequence ATGATAAACGGCAAGACAGCTTACCTCAAAAAGTTGACGTCCAAGATAAAAATGCAATCTGTGGATGTGGGAAAGGAACTTGAAGGCAGTACACCGCCATCTGTTTTTATAGGGAGCTGGAACTACCCCAAGGTCTATGCAGGACCGATGATAGCACCTTTACAGGGTGATACAACAATAATGGATATGCCGGAGTCATGGATCCCCCAGGAAAAGACACAGGACGATATAATAGGGTACAGAATGAGTCTTGTGAGAGGTAAGCAGCAAGTGGGAATAAGAGACCTCGAAAATGGTTTTGTGGAGAAACTTCAGGATATATCACTTGCATCCAAATCAATAGGAAGCGAAGCTGAATTCGGGAACAAACCAAGAGGGCAGTCTTTCAGCGATGAACACGCACCCCATGGTCCCAGTGCAATTATTCAGAAGTTCGACATAGAAAATGTGAAATGGGACCATCAGCTGGAGAAGGTGTTTTACGACAGTGATTTAAGGGCTGCTGATGCATTGATCAACCTTCACAACAAGGGAGTTCCATTTTCTAACATGCAGAAGGCATTTTCTGTTGGTGCAATGGGTGTTGGAAAGAGGAGGCGACTTGTACCCACAAGATGGTCAATTACGGCTTGTGATAGTACCATAGCGGATATTTTACTTCGAGATGTCAGACAATACGATATTTTGGATGTTCACCGTGTCTATGAATTTAAAAGTCTCAACAATTATTATGCGGTGCTTTTAATGCCAACAGAATGGCAGTATGAATGGATGGAAGCATTTTTAAGGGTGATGGGTAATGAAGAATTGATATTCTCAGACAGTGAATCAAACGCAGGTAAAAAAGGTTACTCAACAGTTGGAGGATGTTACTACACCTGTAAAATGGCCATACTTGAGGCTCTGGCTCAGGAAAAAGTACAAGCCGGCGCCATTGTACTTAGAGAAGCTTACAATGGATATGTGCCACTCGGAGTGTTTAATGTGAGGGAAAATGTCAGGAACGCCATGAGCCAGCCCCCACGAGAGTTTGAAGATATGAAAACCGCTCTCAATTACATTTCATTGAAGTTGAGGTTGCCAATGAAAAGATTCGTAGAACAAAGCTCCCTTCTAAAAGAACTTTTACAATCAAGACAAACGACATTAGACAGTTTTATCCCAAAATAA
- the msrB gene encoding peptide-methionine (R)-S-oxide reductase MsrB — MIRINKSEKVPIYSYKTGKVELVDRIEKPPKEWKMILKPEVYRVAREKGTELAFTGKYHDHHEDGIYKCVCCGTDLFDSKTKFDSGTGWPSFWAPIAEENVKTEVDKSLLMTRIEVLCARCHAHLGHVFDDGPLPTGKRYCMNSTSLKFVER; from the coding sequence GTGATAAGGATCAACAAATCTGAAAAAGTGCCTATTTATTCCTACAAAACAGGAAAGGTAGAACTTGTGGATAGAATAGAAAAACCACCCAAAGAATGGAAAATGATTTTAAAACCCGAAGTTTATAGGGTTGCAAGAGAAAAAGGTACAGAATTGGCCTTTACCGGTAAGTATCACGATCACCATGAGGACGGTATTTACAAATGCGTATGCTGCGGCACCGACCTTTTTGATTCAAAGACGAAGTTTGATTCTGGAACAGGCTGGCCGAGCTTCTGGGCGCCAATTGCGGAAGAAAACGTGAAAACTGAGGTTGATAAAAGTCTTCTTATGACCCGGATCGAGGTGCTCTGCGCCCGCTGCCATGCACATTTAGGTCATGTCTTCGATGATGGTCCTCTTCCAACAGGCAAACGTTATTGTATGAATTCTACATCCCTAAAATTCGTTGAAAGATAA
- a CDS encoding cupin domain-containing protein, with protein MSIYKVGKADKNGYINVFEGIKRKTLVYGDKTLLTEFILSKDKILPAHKHPEEQTGYLVSGHIMLTIEGEVHDMEPGDSWSIPGDAEHGAEIREDSVALEVFSPVREDYIV; from the coding sequence ATGTCTATTTATAAAGTTGGGAAAGCAGATAAAAATGGTTATATAAATGTTTTTGAGGGTATAAAACGTAAAACACTGGTTTATGGTGATAAAACTCTTTTAACTGAGTTTATATTGTCAAAAGATAAAATATTACCTGCACATAAACATCCTGAGGAACAAACAGGTTACCTTGTATCTGGACACATAATGCTCACAATTGAAGGGGAAGTACATGACATGGAACCCGGTGATAGTTGGTCTATTCCTGGAGATGCCGAGCATGGGGCAGAAATAAGAGAAGATTCAGTTGCATTGGAAGTATTTTCGCCTGTAAGGGAGGATTATATTGTTTGA
- the guaA gene encoding glutamine-hydrolyzing GMP synthase — MFDPSDFINESIKKMKNEIGNKKAIIALSGGVDSSVASVLTHRAIKDNLVAVFVDHGLLREGESKYVENTFKEKLNFICVDAKEEFLGELEGVVDPEEKRKIIGKVFIDVFERIAKKEGAEFLVQGTIAPDWIESQGNIKSHHNLALPHGLVLKIVEPIRELYKDEVRIVGKELGIPDEITNRQPYPGPGLAVRIVGDITPEKINICRKANAIVEEEVKKEGLDETLWQYFAVLTDTKVTGVKGDIRDFGYLVVLRMVESLDAMTADVPELPWNMIKTISQRITAQIPEVTHVALSVSDKPPSTIEFA, encoded by the coding sequence ATGTTCGATCCATCTGATTTTATAAATGAATCCATAAAAAAAATGAAAAATGAAATAGGCAATAAAAAAGCCATAATAGCATTATCAGGCGGGGTTGACAGTTCTGTAGCATCTGTATTAACCCATAGGGCCATTAAAGATAATCTTGTAGCAGTATTTGTTGATCATGGACTTCTACGTGAAGGGGAATCAAAATACGTTGAAAATACATTTAAAGAAAAGCTTAATTTTATATGCGTAGATGCAAAAGAGGAATTTTTGGGTGAACTTGAAGGTGTTGTGGACCCAGAAGAAAAGAGGAAAATCATTGGTAAAGTATTTATAGATGTTTTTGAAAGAATTGCAAAAAAAGAGGGAGCTGAATTCCTTGTTCAGGGCACAATAGCTCCAGACTGGATAGAAAGTCAGGGAAACATTAAATCCCATCACAACCTCGCATTACCACACGGCCTGGTTCTTAAGATTGTAGAACCAATAAGGGAACTTTACAAAGATGAAGTAAGAATAGTAGGAAAAGAACTGGGTATTCCAGATGAAATAACTAACAGACAACCTTATCCAGGTCCTGGGCTTGCTGTTCGTATTGTAGGAGATATAACTCCTGAAAAGATAAATATCTGCAGGAAAGCCAATGCAATTGTTGAGGAAGAAGTCAAAAAGGAAGGCCTTGATGAAACTCTCTGGCAGTACTTCGCAGTTCTGACTGATACAAAGGTAACTGGAGTAAAAGGTGACATAAGAGACTTTGGATACCTTGTTGTATTGAGAATGGTTGAATCACTGGATGCAATGACTGCAGATGTGCCTGAACTCCCATGGAACATGATAAAAACAATATCACAACGTATAACAGCCCAAATACCTGAAGTAACCCATGTTGCACTTTCAGTGAGTGATAAACCCCCAAGTACCATTGAATTTGCCTAA
- a CDS encoding ArnT family glycosyltransferase, whose translation MDEKIRTSILFAMVFVILHFALNYSPVDLILACFLVYYLYFIFSPEYYNKWYNGILCGILCGLAYLTKSYIFPFFIAHFILFNLFHYLKEVQHRRAVLKNLLLGLTVFFIISGAWSLIISEKYGEVTFGTSGTYNHNVEGPESVGHPTEYVNEGFIKPPYENVTSAWEDPTYLNVKSWSPFQSWSYFNYQITKIKYNISILKGIYQSFSYFALIIILIYVLLCIKPIKNQISTQIPIETALYPVITVLIYSAGYLSIVLEPRYLWIVYILLMLMGGYLLNLLFKHEFFTKKFNKIAKPILTIVLIGSFLIMPISGLISFHYVGVDGGHVGKEYYIWSETIESQYSVHGNIASNGNAEDGAYRRTLHTSYFLGTSYYGFSKPNETDTDLQADFNKYNIDYYFVWGKSSNEALLSKYKEVSGGKVSNLRIYAVKENS comes from the coding sequence ATGGATGAAAAAATTAGAACTTCAATTTTATTTGCAATGGTTTTCGTGATCTTACATTTTGCCTTGAATTACAGTCCAGTAGACCTTATACTGGCATGTTTTCTGGTTTACTATCTCTACTTCATATTCAGTCCAGAATACTACAATAAATGGTACAATGGAATATTATGCGGAATTCTATGCGGGTTGGCCTATTTAACCAAGAGTTATATATTTCCCTTTTTCATAGCTCATTTCATATTGTTTAACTTATTTCACTACCTAAAAGAAGTTCAACATAGAAGGGCAGTTTTGAAGAATCTTCTTTTAGGTTTGACAGTGTTTTTCATTATAAGTGGTGCTTGGAGTCTAATAATCAGTGAAAAATATGGAGAAGTAACCTTCGGAACATCTGGAACATATAACCACAACGTTGAAGGACCAGAATCAGTGGGGCATCCCACAGAGTACGTTAATGAAGGTTTCATCAAACCACCATATGAAAATGTAACCAGTGCATGGGAAGACCCAACTTACCTCAATGTAAAATCATGGAGCCCCTTCCAATCGTGGAGTTATTTCAATTACCAGATAACTAAAATTAAATACAATATATCCATTTTGAAAGGCATATACCAATCATTCTCTTATTTTGCACTTATAATAATTCTTATTTATGTCCTTCTGTGTATAAAACCAATTAAAAATCAGATTTCAACCCAGATACCAATTGAAACTGCTCTCTATCCTGTGATCACGGTTTTAATCTATTCTGCAGGTTACCTTTCAATAGTACTGGAACCCAGATATCTGTGGATTGTTTACATACTCTTGATGTTGATGGGAGGTTATCTCCTTAATCTGCTCTTTAAACATGAATTTTTCACTAAAAAATTCAACAAGATAGCAAAACCCATATTAACAATTGTTTTAATTGGTTCTTTCCTTATAATGCCCATATCTGGGTTAATTAGTTTTCATTATGTTGGAGTAGATGGGGGGCACGTTGGAAAAGAGTACTATATTTGGAGTGAAACCATAGAAAGTCAATACTCTGTACATGGAAATATTGCCTCAAATGGTAATGCAGAAGATGGTGCTTACAGAAGAACTTTACATACATCATATTTCTTAGGAACAAGTTACTATGGATTCTCAAAACCTAATGAAACTGATACCGACTTGCAGGCAGATTTTAATAAATATAATATAGATTATTATTTCGTTTGGGGAAAATCTAGTAATGAAGCTCTTTTATCAAAATATAAAGAAGTAAGTGGTGGAAAGGTAAGCAACTTGAGGATATATGCTGTGAAAGAAAATTCATAA